The following are encoded together in the Cicer arietinum cultivar CDC Frontier isolate Library 1 chromosome 2, Cicar.CDCFrontier_v2.0, whole genome shotgun sequence genome:
- the LOC101500173 gene encoding uncharacterized protein, which translates to MASTKVQRVMTQPINLIFRFLQSKARIQIWLFEQKDLRIEGRIIGFDEYMNLVLDDAEEVNVKKKSRKTLGRILLKGDNITLMMNTGK; encoded by the exons ATGGCTAGCACTAAAGTTCAGAGGGTCATGACCCAACCCATTAACTTGATCTTTAGGTTTCTTCAAAGT AAAGCGCGCATTCAGATTTGGCTCTTTGAGCAAAAGGATTTGAGGATTGAAGGAAGAATCATT GGTTTTGATGAGTACATGAATTTGGTTTTGGATGACGCTGAAGAAGTAAATGTGAAGAAGAAGAGCAGAAAGACATTAG GGAGGATCCTTCTTAAAGGAGACAACATAACTTTAATGATGAACAC TGGGAAATGA